From Polaribacter butkevichii, a single genomic window includes:
- the yaaA gene encoding peroxide stress protein YaaA, giving the protein MKIIISPAKSLDFESKVPTSLHTQPRFLDQSEKLNKKLKTLSKKNLSDLMKISDDLSALNYDRNQTWQTPFTTENAKQAIYAFTGAVFKGIDVNSIAEEKLPLLQNNLRILSGLYGILKPLDLIQPYRLEMGTKLKVGKTENLYKFWDNTVANALNEELEDGELLVNLASTEYFKVIPKKVLKVPMITPIFKDFKNGEYKIVMTYAKIARGLMVRYIIDNNVKTIEDLKGFNVDKYRFSEELSSGNDLVFTR; this is encoded by the coding sequence ATGAAAATCATTATATCTCCAGCAAAATCTTTAGATTTTGAAAGTAAAGTACCTACAAGTTTACATACACAACCTCGATTTTTAGACCAGTCGGAAAAACTAAATAAAAAACTAAAAACACTTTCTAAGAAGAATTTATCTGATTTAATGAAAATTTCTGATGATTTGTCTGCCTTAAATTATGATAGAAATCAAACGTGGCAAACACCGTTTACTACCGAAAACGCAAAACAAGCAATTTACGCATTTACAGGTGCTGTTTTTAAGGGTATTGATGTAAATTCTATCGCTGAGGAAAAATTACCATTATTGCAAAATAACTTAAGAATTTTATCTGGCCTTTATGGTATTTTAAAACCTTTAGATTTAATTCAGCCTTATCGATTAGAAATGGGAACCAAATTAAAAGTTGGTAAAACAGAAAATCTATACAAATTCTGGGACAACACGGTTGCAAATGCGTTAAACGAAGAATTAGAAGATGGCGAATTACTAGTTAATTTAGCTAGTACAGAATACTTTAAAGTGATTCCTAAAAAGGTTTTAAAAGTACCAATGATTACTCCTATTTTTAAAGATTTTAAAAACGGAGAATATAAAATTGTAATGACCTATGCTAAAATAGCTCGTGGCCTAATGGTACGTTATATTATAGACAATAACGTAAAAACGATTGAAGACTTAAAAGGCTTTAATGTTGATAAATATCGTTTTTCTGAAGAATTATCTTCTGGAAATGATTTGGTTTTTACACGTTAA
- a CDS encoding mannosyltransferase, with translation MLFFKKYKDALLILFGTIAYFIFAYFLERTEFNKLLFLWFALFGCAYFLIKSKTIQTSTLIGLAILFRLIFLFAIPNLSQDFYRFIWDGRMILEGLNPYLSLPETFIQQGLHPIADANNLYNGMGEMNGSHYTNYPPINQLCFLIAALFASKSIFGSVIVLRSIIILADIGILYFGKKLLERLNLPIKNIFWYALNPFIIIEMTGNLHFEPVMLFFLIWSLYKLHQQKWVWAAILLACSVSVKLIPLLFLPLFFQWFVQPISNSNTHKVTWIGLKLEPKKIIKLISFYAITLATIIILFLPFYSSEFIDNYANSVGLWFRNFEFNASFYYIFREIGYLFRGYNEIAIIGKIAPILTILFLLSITFFRKNKSMVQLITALLFGLCFYYFTSTTIHPWYLATPLILSVFTKYRFPVIWTLVIIFSYQAYANNPWQENLWFVALEYFILYGVLIYELKKNYQYYKIVK, from the coding sequence ATGTTATTTTTTAAAAAATATAAAGACGCTTTACTAATTTTATTTGGTACAATAGCTTATTTTATTTTTGCTTATTTTTTAGAGAGAACAGAATTTAACAAACTACTGTTTTTATGGTTTGCTCTTTTTGGTTGTGCTTATTTTTTGATAAAAAGTAAAACCATACAAACCTCTACTTTAATTGGTTTGGCTATTCTTTTTAGGTTGATTTTCCTTTTCGCAATTCCTAATTTATCTCAAGATTTTTATAGATTTATTTGGGATGGACGCATGATTCTAGAAGGCCTCAACCCCTATTTATCATTACCAGAAACTTTTATTCAACAAGGGCTTCATCCTATAGCAGATGCCAATAACTTGTATAACGGTATGGGAGAAATGAACGGAAGTCATTATACCAATTACCCACCAATAAATCAGCTTTGTTTTTTAATTGCAGCATTGTTTGCTAGCAAAAGTATTTTTGGATCTGTAATAGTTTTAAGAAGCATTATTATTTTAGCAGACATCGGTATTCTTTATTTTGGAAAAAAATTATTAGAGCGATTAAACTTACCTATAAAAAATATTTTTTGGTATGCTCTAAATCCTTTTATAATTATAGAAATGACAGGCAATCTACACTTTGAACCTGTAATGTTATTTTTCTTAATTTGGAGTCTTTACAAGTTACATCAACAAAAATGGGTTTGGGCAGCTATTTTATTAGCCTGTTCCGTTTCTGTAAAGTTAATTCCCTTATTGTTTTTGCCCTTATTTTTTCAGTGGTTTGTTCAACCAATTAGTAATAGCAATACCCATAAAGTTACATGGATCGGTTTAAAATTAGAGCCTAAAAAAATTATTAAATTAATTTCTTTTTATGCAATTACTTTAGCAACCATAATCATTTTATTTCTTCCTTTTTATTCATCAGAATTTATAGATAACTATGCCAATTCTGTGGGATTATGGTTTAGAAACTTTGAATTTAATGCGAGTTTTTATTATATTTTTAGAGAAATCGGTTACCTATTTAGAGGTTATAATGAAATTGCTATTATCGGAAAAATAGCACCAATTTTAACCATTTTATTTTTATTGAGTATTACGTTTTTTAGAAAAAATAAATCGATGGTTCAATTAATTACTGCATTATTATTTGGTTTGTGTTTTTATTATTTTACATCAACTACAATACATCCTTGGTATTTGGCAACTCCTTTAATTTTATCTGTCTTTACAAAATACCGTTTTCCTGTTATTTGGACACTTGTTATTATTTTTAGTTATCAAGCGTATGCAAACAATCCTTGGCAAGAAAACTTGTGGTTTGTTGCTTTAGAGTACTTTATACTTTATGGAGTTCTTATTTATGAGCTCAAAAAAAACTATCAATATTATAAAATTGTAAAATAA
- a CDS encoding glycosyltransferase family 2 protein, with amino-acid sequence MTKPIIKVIIPAYNEQDSIGNVINDIPKIVDEVIVISNNSTDNTEINAKNAGATVLKEHRKGYGYACLKGMDYISKQKTKPEIIVFLDGDYSDYPEQLTELVHPLLNNNTDFVIGARVKELRENGSMTPQQVFGNWLATFLMKLFFGAKFTDLGPFRAIKYNKLLALNMEDKTYGWTVEMQLKALKQKLSYIEIPVKYRNRIGVSKVSGTVKGSIFAGIKILGWIFKYSFK; translated from the coding sequence ATGACAAAACCAATTATAAAAGTTATTATTCCTGCTTATAATGAGCAAGACTCTATAGGCAATGTTATTAATGATATTCCTAAAATTGTAGATGAAGTTATTGTAATTAGCAACAACTCTACCGATAATACAGAAATTAATGCAAAAAATGCAGGTGCTACCGTTTTAAAAGAACATCGTAAAGGATATGGTTACGCTTGTTTAAAAGGAATGGATTACATCAGCAAACAAAAAACAAAACCAGAAATTATTGTTTTTTTAGATGGTGATTATTCTGATTATCCAGAACAATTAACGGAACTTGTTCATCCTCTTTTAAATAACAACACCGATTTTGTAATCGGTGCTCGTGTTAAGGAGTTAAGAGAAAATGGTTCTATGACTCCGCAACAAGTTTTTGGTAATTGGTTAGCTACCTTTTTAATGAAACTTTTTTTTGGAGCAAAATTTACAGATTTAGGTCCGTTTAGAGCTATCAAATACAATAAATTGTTAGCCTTAAATATGGAAGACAAAACGTATGGTTGGACTGTAGAAATGCAATTAAAAGCATTAAAACAAAAGTTGAGCTATATAGAAATTCCTGTAAAGTATAGAAATAGAATAGGCGTTTCTAAAGTATCTGGTACCGTAAAAGGCAGTATCTTTGCAGGTATAAAAATATTAGGTTGGATTTTTAAATACAGTTTTAAGTAG
- a CDS encoding cellulose synthase family protein, translating into MYALAQLNLLFNYLKARKKVDNSEKFDFSNTKEIPFVTIQLPVYNELYVMERLLKNIAKLEYPREKLEIQVLDDSTDESVEITANLVQKIQEQGIDIQHIRRTNRQGFKAGALKEGLKIAKGEFIAIFDADFLPQKDWLYQTVPYFKDPEIGVVQTRWGHINRNYSTLTKIQAFALDAHFTLEQVGRNSQGHFINFNGTAGVWRKECIYDAGNWEGDTLTEDLDLSYRAQLKNWKFKYLEKVVTPAELPVVISAARSQQFRWNKGGAENFQKMMKRVITSKNVSFKTKIHSLLHLLNSSMFTCIFLVAVLSVPMLYIKNEYEHLKIYFYVMSFFVISSLIFFVCYWYMFKNIYGGGFVRFIKYIGSFFTFFSIAMGFSLHNTIAVLEGHLGKKSEFIRTPKFNINGLKDGWKSNKYIKKKPSIHVVLEGLLAIYFVFGMYSAFIVGNQGGDFGLFPFHFMLFIGFSYVFFKSIFSKA; encoded by the coding sequence ATGTATGCATTAGCACAATTAAACTTACTTTTTAACTATTTAAAAGCAAGAAAAAAAGTTGATAATTCAGAGAAATTTGATTTCTCTAATACAAAAGAAATTCCTTTTGTAACGATACAATTACCCGTTTACAACGAATTGTATGTGATGGAACGTTTGTTAAAAAACATTGCTAAATTAGAATACCCGAGAGAAAAATTAGAAATTCAGGTGTTAGATGACTCTACGGATGAATCTGTAGAAATTACGGCAAACTTGGTTCAAAAAATTCAAGAGCAAGGAATCGATATTCAACATATTAGAAGAACCAACAGACAAGGCTTTAAAGCAGGCGCCTTAAAAGAAGGTTTAAAAATTGCAAAAGGCGAGTTTATAGCTATTTTTGATGCCGATTTTTTACCTCAAAAAGATTGGTTATACCAAACTGTACCGTATTTTAAAGATCCAGAAATTGGTGTGGTTCAGACTCGCTGGGGACATATCAACAGAAATTATTCTACACTTACAAAAATTCAAGCTTTTGCTTTAGACGCACACTTTACATTAGAACAAGTAGGTAGAAATAGTCAAGGTCATTTTATCAATTTTAATGGTACCGCAGGGGTTTGGAGAAAAGAGTGTATTTATGATGCTGGTAATTGGGAAGGTGATACACTTACAGAAGATTTAGACTTAAGCTATAGAGCCCAACTAAAAAATTGGAAATTTAAATACTTAGAAAAAGTAGTTACTCCTGCAGAGTTACCCGTAGTAATTAGTGCTGCTAGATCTCAACAATTTAGATGGAACAAAGGAGGTGCTGAGAATTTTCAGAAAATGATGAAACGTGTTATTACAAGCAAAAACGTTTCTTTTAAAACAAAAATTCATAGTTTACTGCATCTATTAAATAGTTCTATGTTTACATGTATATTTTTGGTAGCAGTTTTAAGCGTACCTATGTTATACATTAAAAATGAGTACGAACACCTAAAAATATACTTTTATGTAATGAGCTTTTTTGTAATTAGTTCATTAATATTTTTTGTGTGTTATTGGTACATGTTTAAAAATATTTATGGCGGTGGATTTGTACGATTTATAAAATATATTGGATCCTTTTTCACCTTCTTTTCTATAGCAATGGGCTTTTCTTTACACAATACAATTGCTGTTTTAGAAGGACATTTAGGGAAAAAAAGTGAATTTATTCGTACACCAAAATTTAACATTAATGGTTTAAAAGATGGATGGAAAAGCAATAAATACATTAAGAAAAAACCATCTATCCACGTAGTTTTAGAAGGTTTATTGGCTATTTATTTTGTATTTGGAATGTACAGTGCGTTTATTGTTGGTAACCAAGGTGGCGATTTTGGTCTATTTCCTTTCCATTTTATGCTTTTTATTGGTTTTAGTTATGTGTTTTTTAAATCAATATTTTCTAAAGCCTAA
- a CDS encoding L-serine ammonia-lyase has protein sequence MSQFISVFDMLKIGVGPSSSHTLGPWRAAEQWICQLKENKKFHLVDGIQVDLYGSLSLTGKGHATDLAIQLGLTGADPEYVPIETIGDIINDIKNNELISFNGEKNVPFYKTSIVFNREFLPFHANGITFRGYFKGDEISTQTYFSIGGGFIVQENDHLVEEIEINKKNFPFPINRAIQLEEYCEKENLLISDIVYLNELELNSAEFIDKEIHRIWDTMLECMYTGCHTKGILPGGLNVKRRAFDTHQKLIKDTSYTNPKEWITAIRSTEVKFREILKWVSCFALSVNEVNAALGRVVTAPTNGSAGVIPAVLMYYMVIENHDADFNQVKKFLLTAGEIGSIFKKNATISAAMGGCQAEIGVSSAMAAAALTELLGGTAAQALSAAEIAMEHHLGLTCDPIGGLVQVPCIERNSMGAIKAIHAAEMALETNPKEALVHLDSVIDTMWETAKDMNKNYKETSEGGLAVTVRIVDC, from the coding sequence ATGTCGCAATTTATTAGTGTTTTTGATATGCTTAAAATAGGTGTTGGACCTTCAAGTTCTCATACACTAGGTCCTTGGCGAGCAGCCGAACAATGGATTTGTCAATTAAAAGAAAATAAAAAATTTCATTTAGTTGATGGTATTCAGGTAGATTTATATGGTTCTCTTTCTTTAACAGGAAAAGGACACGCAACCGATTTGGCTATTCAGTTAGGTTTAACTGGGGCAGATCCAGAATATGTGCCTATTGAAACTATTGGAGATATTATTAATGACATTAAAAATAATGAACTTATCTCTTTTAATGGCGAAAAAAATGTGCCGTTTTATAAAACATCTATAGTTTTTAATAGAGAGTTTTTGCCTTTTCATGCAAACGGAATTACTTTTCGTGGTTATTTTAAAGGAGACGAAATTTCTACTCAAACGTATTTTTCTATTGGAGGTGGTTTTATTGTACAAGAAAATGATCATTTAGTAGAAGAAATAGAAATCAATAAAAAGAATTTTCCTTTTCCTATTAATAGAGCTATTCAATTAGAGGAATATTGTGAAAAAGAAAATTTATTAATTTCGGACATTGTGTATTTAAATGAGTTAGAACTTAATTCTGCTGAATTTATTGATAAAGAAATTCATAGAATTTGGGATACTATGTTAGAATGCATGTATACAGGCTGTCATACCAAAGGGATTCTTCCTGGAGGTTTAAATGTAAAAAGACGTGCTTTTGATACACATCAAAAATTAATAAAAGATACTAGTTATACAAACCCGAAAGAGTGGATTACTGCTATTAGAAGTACAGAAGTAAAATTTAGAGAAATTTTAAAATGGGTAAGTTGTTTTGCCTTGTCTGTTAACGAAGTAAATGCAGCTTTGGGTAGAGTAGTGACTGCGCCTACAAACGGAAGTGCAGGTGTAATACCGGCTGTTTTAATGTATTATATGGTGATAGAAAATCACGATGCGGATTTTAATCAGGTTAAAAAATTCTTATTAACGGCTGGTGAAATTGGTAGTATTTTTAAGAAAAATGCCACAATATCTGCAGCAATGGGAGGATGTCAGGCAGAAATAGGAGTGTCTTCTGCAATGGCAGCAGCTGCTTTAACTGAGTTGTTAGGTGGTACAGCAGCCCAAGCTTTATCTGCAGCAGAAATAGCCATGGAACATCACTTAGGTTTAACTTGCGATCCTATTGGTGGTTTGGTACAAGTACCTTGTATTGAGCGTAATTCTATGGGAGCTATAAAAGCGATTCATGCCGCAGAAATGGCGTTAGAAACAAATCCAAAAGAAGCTTTGGTGCATTTAGATAGCGTAATTGATACCATGTGGGAAACCGCAAAAGACATGAATAAAAATTATAAAGAAACTTCTGAAGGTGGTTTAGCCGTTACGGTTAGAATTGTAGATTGTTAG
- a CDS encoding 4Fe-4S binding protein, protein MKLIKQTGLIIFLLGLTFFIGTIFTGSFNLTQPELDTFIKEKGYKSEIIKDELSKAIVTNEALNIFQFSSAVIGAYEASNNHYDALIAKYDSEKNWDAKGKQFQYKIFGKPHSLSFTLAKKAAKGFAADNTGLAWFLTFGLGIIGALMFIVPDVILLGKPGIKNDGIFLSAATNRGWIGWFTFIFLVTFYILLYFYPDYIVNWVYLVEPISLSLSGNPASQWFLYGFLYCTVMTVMAIRMYIKYRHNKYQILRTTSVLFFQIVFAFLIPEILVRFEKPWYDFKNAFPLDYDFFFRWNLDELLASGAFGLFILVWGIILTIVVVPVMVYFFGKRWYCSWVCGCGGLAETLGDPYRQNSSKTLLSWRAERIIIHSVLVFVLVMTGFALYTFFSGADQVIGIKTQTIQDIYGFLIGSIFAGVIGTGFYPIFGNRVWCRFGCPLAAYLGFVQRFKSRFRITTNGGQCISCGNCSTYCEQGIDVRAYAQKGENIVRSSCVGCGVCSAVCPRGVLKLENGPEDGRINPTEILLGNDVDLMDLVNKK, encoded by the coding sequence TTGAAACTTATAAAACAAACAGGATTAATTATCTTTCTATTAGGATTAACGTTCTTTATAGGAACCATTTTTACAGGCTCTTTTAATTTAACACAACCAGAATTAGATACTTTTATTAAAGAAAAAGGATATAAAAGTGAAATTATAAAAGACGAACTTTCTAAAGCAATTGTTACTAATGAGGCTTTAAATATTTTTCAATTTTCTAGTGCAGTTATAGGCGCCTATGAAGCCTCTAATAATCATTATGATGCATTAATTGCTAAATATGATTCAGAAAAAAACTGGGACGCAAAAGGAAAACAATTTCAGTATAAAATCTTTGGAAAACCACACAGTTTAAGTTTTACACTTGCTAAAAAAGCAGCAAAAGGATTTGCTGCAGACAATACTGGTTTGGCTTGGTTTTTAACCTTTGGTTTAGGTATAATTGGTGCACTAATGTTTATTGTACCAGATGTAATTTTACTTGGTAAACCAGGTATTAAAAATGATGGAATCTTTTTAAGTGCCGCAACAAACCGTGGGTGGATTGGTTGGTTTACTTTTATCTTTTTAGTTACTTTTTACATTCTGCTTTATTTTTATCCAGATTACATAGTAAATTGGGTGTATTTGGTAGAACCTATTAGTTTATCTCTTAGCGGAAACCCTGCAAGTCAATGGTTTTTATATGGATTTTTATATTGTACAGTTATGACTGTAATGGCAATTAGAATGTATATAAAATACCGTCATAATAAATATCAAATTTTAAGAACAACTTCTGTTTTATTTTTTCAAATAGTATTTGCTTTTTTAATTCCAGAAATTTTAGTTCGTTTCGAAAAACCTTGGTACGATTTTAAAAATGCTTTTCCGTTAGACTATGATTTTTTCTTTAGATGGAATCTAGATGAACTACTTGCTAGTGGTGCTTTTGGACTGTTTATTTTAGTTTGGGGAATTATTTTAACAATTGTTGTGGTACCTGTAATGGTTTATTTCTTCGGAAAAAGGTGGTACTGCTCTTGGGTTTGTGGTTGTGGTGGTTTAGCAGAAACTTTAGGTGATCCATACAGACAAAATTCTAGTAAAACGTTACTTTCTTGGAGAGCAGAACGTATTATCATTCACTCTGTTTTGGTTTTTGTATTAGTGATGACAGGTTTTGCTTTATACACTTTCTTTTCTGGCGCAGACCAAGTAATTGGTATTAAAACCCAAACCATACAAGATATTTATGGTTTCTTAATCGGTTCTATTTTTGCAGGTGTAATTGGTACAGGATTCTACCCAATTTTTGGTAACAGAGTTTGGTGTAGATTCGGTTGTCCGTTGGCTGCATATTTAGGTTTTGTACAACGATTTAAATCTAGATTTAGAATTACTACAAATGGAGGACAATGTATTTCTTGTGGAAACTGCTCTACCTATTGTGAACAAGGAATTGACGTTAGAGCTTACGCTCAGAAAGGAGAAAACATTGTACGTTCTAGTTGTGTAGGTTGTGGAGTTTGTTCTGCAGTTTGCCCAAGAGGGGTTTTAAAATTAGAAAACGGACCAGAAGACGGACGAATCAATCCAACAGAAATTTTATTAGGTAACGATGTTGATTTAATGGATTTAGTGAACAAGAAGTAA
- a CDS encoding LacI family DNA-binding transcriptional regulator, giving the protein MKRLTIKDIAKEFNVSISTVSKALNDSYEISVSTKEKIQKYAKEKNYKPNFNALSLKNRQTKTIGIIIPNMLNYFFAQVFNGIEKVANDRGYKIISCISNESFKKEVETIEMLSNGSIDGFILSLAEETISKGDFKHFQEVLDNDTPIVMFDRVADKLKCDKVVTDNFDSARSTVSYLVKSGHENIAFISTMNNLEIGRRRQLGYLKGLEDFNIKVEKNLIINIDDNYKNYEKILEPIFKNNTIDSVIATDESSAIAAMKIAIKKGHRIPENFSVISFSNGILARHSSPRMTTVSQHGEIMGATAAEMLINRLEDKSKVKKKHETIVVKTDLVERNSTKKIL; this is encoded by the coding sequence ATGAAAAGACTTACCATAAAAGACATTGCTAAAGAATTTAATGTTTCTATTTCTACTGTTTCTAAAGCTCTTAATGACAGTTATGAAATCAGTGTAAGTACAAAAGAAAAAATTCAAAAATACGCTAAAGAAAAAAATTACAAACCTAATTTTAATGCACTTAGCTTAAAAAACAGACAAACAAAAACCATCGGAATTATCATACCGAACATGTTAAACTATTTCTTTGCCCAAGTTTTTAACGGTATCGAAAAAGTAGCAAACGATAGAGGTTATAAAATTATTTCGTGCATTTCTAATGAGTCTTTTAAAAAAGAAGTAGAAACTATTGAAATGCTTTCTAATGGAAGTATAGATGGTTTTATTTTATCGCTTGCAGAAGAAACAATTTCTAAAGGAGATTTTAAACATTTTCAAGAAGTTTTAGATAACGATACGCCAATTGTTATGTTTGATAGAGTTGCCGATAAATTAAAATGCGACAAAGTAGTTACCGACAATTTTGATAGTGCCAGAAGCACCGTTTCTTATTTAGTAAAATCTGGTCATGAAAACATTGCCTTTATATCTACCATGAATAATTTAGAAATTGGACGAAGAAGACAATTAGGATACTTAAAAGGTTTAGAAGATTTTAATATTAAAGTAGAAAAAAATCTAATCATAAACATAGATGACAACTATAAAAATTATGAAAAAATTTTAGAACCAATTTTTAAAAACAACACCATAGATAGCGTTATTGCTACAGATGAATCTTCTGCCATTGCAGCTATGAAAATAGCCATTAAAAAAGGACATAGAATACCTGAAAACTTTTCTGTAATTTCTTTTTCTAACGGAATTTTAGCAAGACACTCTAGCCCTAGAATGACAACTGTTAGTCAGCATGGAGAAATTATGGGAGCAACAGCTGCAGAAATGCTAATTAACCGATTAGAAGACAAATCTAAAGTTAAGAAAAAACACGAAACCATAGTAGTTAAAACTGATTTGGTGGAAAGAAATTCTACTAAAAAAATCTTATAA
- a CDS encoding DUF2853 family protein — MSKFDEKVAQYSKFMDEKGLKYDSDLLKAVTKGLGPSIYKKDAETVSGSDAKELATVKNNFLIKKLGLADGPKLDEAIDKVVTAIGKSERNKYRAVVYYMLAVEFGKESIYK, encoded by the coding sequence ATGAGTAAATTTGACGAGAAAGTAGCACAGTATTCTAAGTTTATGGACGAGAAAGGTTTAAAATACGATTCAGACTTATTAAAAGCGGTAACAAAAGGATTGGGACCGTCTATTTATAAAAAAGATGCAGAAACAGTATCTGGTTCAGATGCTAAAGAATTGGCAACAGTTAAAAATAATTTTTTAATTAAAAAATTAGGTTTAGCAGACGGACCAAAATTAGATGAAGCAATAGATAAAGTGGTTACTGCAATAGGTAAATCTGAAAGAAATAAATATAGAGCTGTAGTATATTATATGCTTGCGGTTGAATTTGGTAAAGAATCTATATATAAATAA
- a CDS encoding toxin-antitoxin system YwqK family antitoxin: protein MKKLLLISFLFLSLISFSQKKYHKEYYKNGLLKEEGWILNKQKTAFWKFYYKNGNIKKEGYFKDGLETKYWYFYSPNSIKEKEGHFKSGIKNDWWLFYDNKGIINHKCQLKNNLKNGYCLIYKNKKLIKASKYKEGKKIKEWTDFSSFRSENSLNDLR, encoded by the coding sequence ATGAAAAAACTCCTTCTTATTTCTTTCCTTTTTCTTTCTTTGATATCATTCAGTCAAAAAAAATATCATAAAGAATATTATAAAAACGGACTACTTAAAGAAGAAGGATGGATTTTAAATAAACAAAAAACAGCCTTTTGGAAATTCTATTATAAAAATGGAAACATTAAAAAAGAAGGTTATTTTAAAGATGGTTTAGAGACTAAATATTGGTATTTTTACAGCCCAAATTCAATTAAAGAGAAAGAAGGCCATTTTAAAAGCGGAATTAAAAATGATTGGTGGTTATTTTATGATAACAAAGGTATTATAAACCATAAATGTCAATTAAAAAATAATCTAAAAAATGGATATTGCTTAATCTACAAGAATAAAAAGTTAATAAAAGCTTCTAAATATAAAGAGGGCAAAAAAATAAAAGAATGGACAGACTTTTCATCGTTTAGAAGTGAAAACAGTCTCAATGATTTAAGATGA
- a CDS encoding HAD family hydrolase, translating into MNLSNVKLVVSDMDGTLLNSEGKVSNLFFDLFEQLKKQDIIFCAASGRQYNSIVHKLAPIKDEIFVIAENGGIAKKGDKVLVLNSLAAEKIKTLIPVLRTIKDAHIVLCGKNCAFIESNNNEFITLFQEYYSSYKIVDDLMAIADSEEYLKIAIYHFTSSEDFIYPKVKSFENEMLVKISGKNWLDISDKKANKGTALREVQKLLNITKEQTLVFGDYHNDIEMLKEATFSFAMKNAHKDIIEIANYTTESNDNFGVEKIISLLIKSKVK; encoded by the coding sequence ATGAATTTATCTAATGTAAAATTAGTTGTTTCTGACATGGACGGAACGCTACTAAATTCTGAAGGAAAAGTAAGTAACTTATTCTTTGATTTATTTGAACAATTAAAAAAACAAGACATTATTTTTTGTGCGGCAAGCGGAAGGCAATACAATAGTATTGTACACAAACTAGCCCCTATAAAAGATGAAATTTTTGTAATTGCAGAAAACGGAGGCATCGCAAAAAAAGGAGACAAAGTATTAGTTTTAAACTCACTTGCTGCCGAGAAAATAAAAACTCTAATTCCTGTTTTAAGAACTATTAAGGATGCTCATATTGTTTTGTGCGGAAAAAATTGTGCCTTTATAGAGTCTAACAATAACGAATTTATAACTCTATTTCAAGAATACTATAGCAGTTATAAAATTGTAGACGATTTAATGGCCATTGCAGATTCTGAAGAATATTTAAAAATAGCTATTTATCATTTTACCTCTTCCGAAGACTTTATTTACCCAAAAGTAAAATCTTTTGAAAACGAAATGTTAGTTAAAATCTCTGGTAAAAACTGGTTAGATATTTCAGATAAAAAAGCAAATAAAGGTACTGCTTTAAGAGAAGTACAAAAGCTATTAAACATAACAAAAGAACAAACACTTGTTTTTGGAGATTATCATAATGATATTGAAATGCTAAAAGAAGCAACCTTTAGCTTTGCTATGAAAAATGCACATAAAGACATTATAGAAATAGCCAATTATACTACAGAAAGTAACGATAATTTTGGTGTAGAAAAAATAATCTCTCTTTTAATAAAAAGTAAGGTTAAATAA